The genome window CAGGACCCCTTAATTGGTCTCTTCAGTTCTCCAGTCCTGTTCAATCTGTTGAGCCACATCATATATTGCATATACAATGCAACTATTACTGCACTGCATATGAAAAACCTCAAGCATATCACCCCTTAACTTGCACTTTCATTTCCCTCTTCAGTTTTAGACTCTTGTTCAATCTGGTGAGCTACATCATATGTTGCATGTACACCAACTAGCAAATAGTAGGCAACCATAACCGCAGTGCAAATGAAAAACCTCAAGAATGCAACATAACCCAGAGATCCAATGAGGAAAACATTAATTCCAATTGACAATGCGGGAAACCAAGGAACAAGCGGAACCCCCCAAACTTTGGGAACTCGGTGCTTTGGAAGGAATGCCATCCACAAAGTCCCCAATAACCAAATAACACCAAAAACTACATACCAAATCCACCCCCACTTGTCTGCATTCCAAAGAACTGTAACTCCAATAGAAGAACCAAttataacaaacaaacatataaGAAATTTGACCAAATCATTCCTCGGTGTCACATCCTTAACATAATACCGCCTCACAAGCAATGCAATAGccacaaacataaaaatgcAGAGCGTACTGAAAGAAAAGACACTGGACAGCACATCCAGACTAGTGAATAGTGCTACAAATGCACTAACTAAGGTCACCATGGCAGTAGCATAAATAGGGGTTCCGGTTTTCGGGTGAACCAAAGCAAACCAGGGTGGAATCATATGAGCTCTTGCAATCTGAGTGGTATACCTAGCTTGCCCCATAGACCCAACCAGAAGGCTCGTAGTCATTCCCTTGAGGGCACATATACTCACTAAATACTTAGCCCAATCCATGCCAATCGCTTCGAAAGCAACCGAATAAGCGGCATCTTCATCAATTTCAGTGTATTTCTGCATCATGCTCAGTACCAAAGCCATCAAGCAATAAACCAATGTGATCAAACTCATAGAACCAATCAAACCTACTGGTATATCCCTTGAGGGTTTCTTAGCTTCCTCAGCCATATTGGCAACCATATCAAAACCAGTATAAGACCAGAACACAACAGCTGCAGCCTTGAAACAACCCTCTGCTCCAAATGGGAAAAAGGGTGTCAAATTTGCAGTGTTGCCACGAACAAACCCAACAATTATTAtaaacacaataataaaagCACTAGCTATAGAAGCAATCCAATTCAACACAGAAGTCCTCCTTGTCCCGCTCATTGCAATACTATTGGCAACCAAAAGCACCACAACAGCAATTGGGTCTAAGAGATTAAAACCATTAGGCAAAGATTTTACCCGAATTCGAAGAAAGTCAGTGTCATCAGTCCTGATCATGCTGGCAAAGTAAGAAGACCAAGAACGACCCAGTCCAGCTGAACCAACAAGGGCCTCCAGCAGAATATTCCCAGCTGCTATGAAAGCCACAAAGTCTCCCAATTCGATTCGAAGGTACGAAAAGGACCCGCCTGCAACTGGGATTTCAACAGCGAACTCTGTGTAGCACAAAACTGAGAGCAAAGCAGAGAAACCAGAGATGGCATAGGAGAGAACAATGGAAGGCCCAGCATCACGGGTTGCCTGGCCAGTGATTACAAAAATGCCTGAACCAACAACAGAGCCGAAGCCAAGCCAGACCAAGTCCCACCAAGTGAGGCAACGCTTCATGCGATTCTCACTCTGTTTCGGGAGCTGAAGGAGCTCAAAGGAGTCAGAGGAGCGGTGGAGAAGACGGTCTTTGAGGCGAGAAGGAGTGTGTGAAAGTGCGTCTTTGTATGAAGATAAGTTTTGGAATGTGGGTTCCGGGAAAAAGTCGTGTTTGCTCCATCTGCTCCAGTAGCTTCTCTGTTGTGGGTTTTGTTCGTCCTCTTCTTCCATGGCGACGGGGGTGTAtctggttttgggttttgaggtCAGAGAAGAGAAAGGGTGGGTGAGATTTGAAGTGTTTATGCTgtagttgttgttgttttggagTTGGAGACTGGTGATGATGGTGATTGAATAATTGAAGGGAACCACTGGCAGGCCATTGGTTTTTGCTTACAGTTTTTCCGGGTGTATAGTTCCATTTTCATTTGGGATTGACATTGAATTttctgttctgtttttttttttcaggctAAATTCATAGGCTGTGATTGAATAAATGCTAGCATTAGAGCTAGATTCATTTCCGTAAATTTTAAGTAAGACTTTTACTTCTATTTTTATAAACTAATTAGCTTTCAGATTTttcaactcttttttattttttcaattatttttttatg of Prunus dulcis chromosome 4, ALMONDv2, whole genome shotgun sequence contains these proteins:
- the LOC117626798 gene encoding cationic amino acid transporter 8, vacuolar; amino-acid sequence: MEEEDEQNPQQRSYWSRWSKHDFFPEPTFQNLSSYKDALSHTPSRLKDRLLHRSSDSFELLQLPKQSENRMKRCLTWWDLVWLGFGSVVGSGIFVITGQATRDAGPSIVLSYAISGFSALLSVLCYTEFAVEIPVAGGSFSYLRIELGDFVAFIAAGNILLEALVGSAGLGRSWSSYFASMIRTDDTDFLRIRVKSLPNGFNLLDPIAVVVLLVANSIAMSGTRRTSVLNWIASIASAFIIVFIIIVGFVRGNTANLTPFFPFGAEGCFKAAAVVFWSYTGFDMVANMAEEAKKPSRDIPVGLIGSMSLITLVYCLMALVLSMMQKYTEIDEDAAYSVAFEAIGMDWAKYLVSICALKGMTTSLLVGSMGQARYTTQIARAHMIPPWFALVHPKTGTPIYATAMVTLVSAFVALFTSLDVLSSVFSFSTLCIFMFVAIALLVRRYYVKDVTPRNDLVKFLICLFVIIGSSIGVTVLWNADKWGWIWYVVFGVIWLLGTLWMAFLPKHRVPKVWGVPLVPWFPALSIGINVFLIGSLGYVAFLRFFICTAVMVAYYLLVGVHATYDVAHQIEQESKTEEGNESAS